In a genomic window of Helianthus annuus cultivar XRQ/B chromosome 10, HanXRQr2.0-SUNRISE, whole genome shotgun sequence:
- the LOC110880792 gene encoding uncharacterized protein LOC110880792, translated as MGDKADKTDPKPQSLHPVYTVTNIQHKVRVLNGIGVSYPTWVKLFMLHATGYDVVDHIDGSPTLEKTALEYISWKKIDVVVLQWIYGTLSNDLLVRVLEEQSTAYQAWMRVKTLFLNNKGPRAMALQHELTDLTLASMPSLEAYCQKTREPSDQLAAADCPLSNTQRILHLVNGLRREYDTTAAIINQNLPPWEQAVEQLQSESRRIAAREARNPTPIIAAGVSSQSERTPSSNRDQSHAPRRENRRENNSENRRDNTHHSPNSSRNNGSQSQQQYKNFTVQAPYVPYWAPQQPFARYWAPPPCPFPTQAWDQPWDPRPNSR; from the coding sequence ATGGGAGACAAGGCTGATAAAACCGATCCCAAACCCCAATCTCTTCACCCCGTCTACACCGTAACGAACATACAACATAAGGTTCGTGTCCTTAATGGTATCGGAGTCTCATACCCGACATGGGTTAAGCTTTTTATGCTCCACGCCACCGGGTACGATGTGGTTGACCACATCGACGGTTCGCCGACACTCGAGAAAACTGCACTAGAATACATTTCATGGAAGAAGATAGACGTTGTGGTCCTTCAATGGATCTATGGCACCCTTAGTAACGATCTCCTCGTTCGAGTTCTTGAAGAACAATCTACAGCATATCAGGCATGGATGCGGGTCAAAACTCTCTTTCTAAACAACAAAGGCCCTCGTGCCATGGCTCTTCAACATGAATTAACCGACCTCACCCTTGCCTCTATGCCCAGTCTTGAAGCCTACTGCCAAAAGACCCGGGAGCCTTCTGACCAACTTGCAGCCGCCGACTGCCCGCTCAGTAATACTCAGCGGATCCTACATCTCGTCAATGGTCTTCGCCGAGAATACGATACCACCGCAGCCATCATAAACCAAAACTTACCACCATGGGAGCAGGCCGTCGAGCAGTTGCAATCAGAATCACGTCGGATTGCGGCACGAGAAGCTCGCAATCCGACACCCATCATCGCCGCCGGAGTTTCATCCCAATCCGAACGCACACCATCGTCTAACCGTGACCAGTCCCATGCTCCACGCCGTGAAAATCGCCGGGAAAATAACTCCGAAAACCGTCGGGATAACACCCATCACAGCCCCAACTCTTCAAGAAATAATGGCTCTCAAAGTCAACAACAATACAAAAACTTCACGGTTCAAGCACCTTATGTGCCCTACTGGGCCCCACAACAACCTTTTGCTCGTTACTGGGCTCCACCACCTTGCCCATTTCCTACACAAGCTTGGGATCAACCATGGGATCCAAGGCCCAATTCGAGATAA
- the LOC110880959 gene encoding nuclear transcription factor Y subunit B-4, with product MVHNIGSNSGREVINFSYNASTNIAASQQDPDVINEQDRLLPIANVGRIMKQILPPNAKISKEAKETMQECVSEFISFVTGEASDHCRKEKRKTVNGDDVCWAMLNLGFDDYAEPLKRYLHKIRELDSERANQNKVASSSSNEQKDHIRHPHQETSSNYRSAGNQDAQKDTVSPSPNPFKFTVIDKRNKY from the coding sequence ATGGTTCACAATATAGGATCTAACTCAGGTAGAGAAGTCATAAACTTCTCATATAATGCTAGCACTAACATTGCAGCTTCTCAACAAGATCCTGATGTGATCAACGAACAAGATCGGTTGCTACCGATCGCGAATGTAGGTCGTATCATGAAGCAAATCCTTCCCCCCAACGCGAAAATCTCAAAAGAAGCTAAAGAAACCATGCAAGAATGTGTATCAGAGTTCATTAGCTTTGTGACTGGCGAAGCATCAGATCATTGTCGTAAAGAAAAGCGAAAGACGGTCAACGGAGACGATGTGTGTTGGGCAATGTTGAATCTAGGGTTTGATGATTATGCTGAGCCATTGAAGAGGTATTTGCACAAGATTAGGGAGCTTGATAGTGAAAGGGCTAACCAAAATAAAGTGGCTAGTAGCAGTAGTAATGAACAGAAAGATCATATTCGTCATCCTCATCAAGAAACTTCATCAAATTACAGATCTGCAGGTAACCAAGATGCTCAAAAAGATACTGTTTCACCCTCCCCAAATCCTTTTAAGTTTACTGTTATAGATAAAAGAAATAAATATTAA